The Acidimicrobiales bacterium DNA segment TCCAGAGTCACAGCCACCACGTGCTGCTGCAGACCATGCTGTTGTTCCAGAGCGACGACTTCACCGAGGGCATCACCAGCTTCGCCGAGGGTCGCCCCCCGAGGTTCTCCGGCCGCTGAACCTCATCGTCGTGCCGCTCCCCCGACACCTCGCCCTCTCCCCCACCTTCGGCTGATGCTGTTCCCCACCGTCGCCTTCGCGGTCTTCTTCGTGGTCGTCTTCACCGCCAACTGGGTGCTGCGACCCCACGAACGGCCGTGGCGGCTGTTCATGTTCGGCGCCAGCCTCTACTTCTACGCCTACTGGGACGTCCGCTTCGTCGCACTCATCGTCTTCTCGATCGTCGCCAACTGGTTGTTCGGCCGGGCAACGGCCGCCTCGCTCGCCCCCGACGACTCCAAGACCGGTCCGAGCCGGGCCCTGGTCGTCATGGCGGTGGCGGTCAACCTGGGGGTGCTGGGCTTCTTCAAGTACTACGGCTTCTTCGTCGAGTCGCTGCTGGCGCTCGGCGACCGGTTCGGTGTCGACCTCTCACCGCCGCTGCTCGACGTGATCCTCCCCGTCGGCATCTCGTTCTTCACCTTCCAGGCGATGAGCTATGTGATCGACATCGGACGGGGCCAGATCCAGACCATGCCCCTGCTCGACTTCGCGGTGTACCTGAGCTTCTTCCCCCAGCTCGTCGCGGGACCGATCGTGCGGGCCTCGGAGTTCGCCCCTCAGCTGGCCGAACGGCCCGATCCGCGACACGTGCGCATGCCCGAGGCGTTCCGGCTGATCTTTCGTGGCCTGTTCAAGAAGATGGTGATCTCGAGCTTCCTCGCTACGAACATCGTCGACCCGGTGTTCGCCAACCCCGGGCAGTTCAGCGCGCTCGAGAACCTGTTCGCCGTCTACGGCTACGCCATCCAGATCTATGCCGACTTCAGCGGCTACACCGACATCGCCATCGGGTGCGCGCTGTTGCTGGGGTTCCGGTTCCCGCAGAACTTCGACAAGCCCTACCGGGCCCTGTCGATCCAGGAGTTCTGGCGCCGCTGGCACATGACCCTGTCGCGCTGGCTGCGGGACTACCTCTACATCCCCCTCGGCGGCAACCGCGGGACGCCGGCGTTCGTGCATCGCAACCTGTTCCTCACCATGCTGCTCGGCGGCCTGTGGCACGGAGCAGCCTGGACCTTCGTGGCCTGGGGTGCGCTCCACGGTGCCTACCTGATCGTGGAGCGGGTGGTGAAGCAGCAGTGGACGCCCCGCGGGTACCCGTTGCCGGTGGTGCGGGCCGGGCAGTGGCTGCTCACCTTCCACCTCGTGTGCTTCGCCTGGGTCTTCTTCCGGGCCGAGACCTTCACCCAGGCCACCGAACTGCTGGGCCGGATCGCCTCCGCCGGTGGCACCGGACCGATGCTGACCCTGCTCGTCGCGGCCACCATCCTGGCCAGCCTGGCCATGCAGTTCGTTCCCGACGAGCTGGCCGTGCGGGCCGAACGGCTCGCGGCGGCGACCCCGCTGGCGGTCTACGCGGTGGCCCTCGCCGTGGGGTTCACGGTGATGGACGCGTTGGGACCCGAGGGCGTCGCCCCGTTCATCTACTTCCAGTTCTGAACCTCGGCGAGGCTCAGCTCAACTCAGCTCAGGCCGGCGTCGGCCTCGACGAGGTCGAGCACGCGGCGCGCCAGCAGATCGCCACCGGCTCGGGACAGGTGGATCCCGTCGCCCTGGCGTAGGTCCTGCACCTGTCCGTCGACGCCCGGGAGGAAGGCCTCGTACTGGCCCGCGTCGTCGGCGAAGAGCGAGTAGGAGTCGACATAGCGCACCCACGGTCGGGTGTCGGCTTCCTCGCGGTAGATGGCGTTGAGCCCGGCCATGCGCTCGGAGAACCCAGCAGAACGCATGATGGGTTGCCCGACCCAGTACACGATCCGCTCGCCATCGGGGTCACGGAGCAGATCCATCGTCCCTGCCACCCGACGCTGGTACTCCTCGATCCAGCCCTCGGTCAGGACACCGAACACCTGGCCGTCGTCGGTCTCGAGCCCTTGGGCGTCGTTGGCGCCGAACATGATGACGACCGCCTCGGGGTCCAGCCGCTCCAGCTCGGCGGCGAGGTGGGCGGGCCAGTTGAAGTAGTCGGGCCGGGTGAGGCCGGTGGAGATCCGGTAGTCGAGCTCGCTGGTGATGAGGTCGGTCTCGCCGACGAAGCCGACGAGCGACTGTCCGAAGACCTGTGACATCGAGTCACCACCGACCCAGAGCCGCAACGGGTCCTCGGCTGTCGGGGTGCGCAGTTCGGGTTCGGGAGGGGGCGGCGGCTCGGTGGTGGTCGTGGACGACGTGGTCGGCGCGGGTTGGTCCGGGGGAGCGGTGGTGGTCGGGGTGGCGGACTCACCGGCATCTGTGGTGGGGGGTGGGAACTCGAAGTCGGCGTCAGCGCGGGTGTCGGCTCGTCCGGTCATCGAGTCGATCCAGTCACGAGGCCGGTTCAGGGACAGGGCGTGGCTGAGGTCCTGCAGCGGGTGCCACACCATCAGCGACAGGTCGCGCGGCCAGCCGAACGGCTTGCGTTCTGCCTGGGCGACGAGGCTGTCGGCGTTGAGGAGCGCACCCAGGATGAGCGCGATCAGCCCGACGACGAGCACCCGCCCCGCGGGAGTGGTCGCGCCCGAGGGAGGAGGGGGATCGTTGACCTCGGTGGACACTGCGGCGATGGTACCGGTGCTGGCTCAGACCCCGGGGTCACGGCCGGGATCGGTCGCGCCGGCCTCGCCCCGTTCGACGGCGTCAGCCAGCTCGTCGACGTCCATGTCGGGCCGGCGCTCGGTGCCGGTGCGGTAGGCCGAGCGAACGACCAGGTGCATTCCGCTCGGAAAGGTGAGACCGAGCAACAGCAGGGCGAGCAGCAACTTGGCTCCGTGACCCGGATCGCCCAGCTCGATGGCGGTGGCGGTGAACACCATCGCCCCACCCAACGGTGCCGCCTTGCCGGCGGCGTGCACGCGGGCGAACACGTCAGCGAAGCGGTGCAGGCCGATCGCGGAGATGAGCGTCAGGAGCGCGCCGGCGAGCACCAGCACCGACATGAGCACCTCGGTCATCGGGCCCCCCTCCGTTCGATGAAGCGAGCCACCGAGACCGTCGCGAGGAACCCGAGCAGCGCGATGACGACCACGACGTCGAGGAACGCAGCGGTCCCCCGGCGTGCCGCATCGGCAACGATGGTGATCATGGCGACGGCCACCAGCAGGTCGAGCGCGACGATGCGGTCGGCCAGGCTCGATGCGGACACCACCCGCACCGCGGCCAGCACCGCGGCCAGCGACAGGATGGCGAAGGCCACGACCAACGACGTGTCGAACATCAGCGGACACCCCCGCCGGGGAGCGCCAACTCGTCGAGCTCGGCCACCGCCTGCCGGGACGCGAAGGCGCGGATGGCCAGGTGTTGCATCTTCATCAGTCCGGCCCGGGCTCGGTCGACGTCGTGGACCTGGAGCAGGTGCACATAGATCACCCGTGGCGTCTCGGTGAGGTCGACGACCATGGTGCCAGGGGTGAGCCCGATGCTGTTGACCAGCAGGGTCAGCACCGTCGGCGAGCACGACGGCACCACAGGGATCGCCAGGATGGCCTCGCGCTCGTGGTTGCGGGGCGTGAGGACCTCCCAGATCACCCGCAGGTTCGAGATGACCAGTTGGCCGAGGAAGTACCCCAGGTACCACAGCGCGGCGACGGGACGGAGAGTCCCGTGGCGTGGATCGCGAGTTGTGGGGAACAGCACCAGCAACACCGTGGCGATGACCGCGCCCGAGATGAGGTTGGCGGCGCTGAAGTCGCCCCACAGGGCGGCCCACACCGCGGTGAGCCAGGCGGCGATGGCCAGGTGGCGGATCATCGGCCCATCACCGCCTCGGCATAGGCCGTCGGGTCGACCAGGTCGACCGCCGCACGTTCGGCCAGGTCGTAGATCGGCCCGGCGAACACGGCGATGGCCAGCGTGAGCCCGACCATGGCGAGGGTGGCGGCGGTCATCAGCTGTGGCGGCCGGAACCGGGTGGCACCCCTCGCGTCGGGCACCGGGGGCTCCTCGTCGGGCGCTCCCCAGAACACGCCCGCCCAGATCTTGGTCATCGACACCATGGTCAGGATCGAGGCGAACAGGGCCACTCCGACGATGATCCAGGCCTCACGCGCCAGCCCCGCCTCGACGAGGGACAGCTTGGCCACGAACCCGGCAAAGGGCGGGACGCCCCCAAGGCTCAGAGCGGGGATGAGGAACGCCGCCGCCACCACCGGCGCGGTGCGCAACATGCCTCCCAGTCGGTGCAGCGTGCCGGTCCCGGTGGTCTCTTCGACCAGACCACCGGCGAGGAACAACACGGTCTTGCCCGGGATCTGGTGCACCACGAAGAAGACCGCCCCCGCCAGCCCCGCCACCGTGAACAGGCCGAGCCCCATGATCATGTAGCCGATCTGGCTGACGATGTGGAAGCTGAGGATGCGCTTGATGTCGTCCTGGGCGATGGCTCCGATCACCCCGATGACCATCGTGATGCCGGCCACGACGAGGATCACGTCGCCGAGCTCGGTCAGCCCGAGCGAGGTCTGGGTGCGGATGATGGCGTAGACCCCCACCTTGGTGAGCAACCCGGCGAACACCGCGGTCACCGCGGTCGGAGCGTTGGGGTAGGAATCGGGGAGCCACCCGAAGACCGGGAAGATCGCCGCCTTCACGCCGAACATCACCAGCAGCGCCAGACCGATGGCGAGCTGCAGGTTGGCCGGGATGGCGGGGAACTTCTGGCTGAGATCGGCGAAGTTGAGGGTGCCGGTCGCCCCGTAGACGAAGGCGACCACGGTGACGAACAAGGTGCTGGCGGTGAGGTTGATGACCACATAGGTCATCCCCGACCGCACCTGGGTGCTGGTGGCGCCGATGGTGATCAGCACGTAGCTGGCGATCAGCATCATCTCGAAGCAGACGAACAGGTTGAACAGGTCGCCCGAGAGGAACGAACCGGCGACGCCGGCGGTGAGCACCAGGTAGCACGGGAGGAACACCGACCGGTTGTCGACCCCTTGGCCGATGGCGAAGAGCAGGACGGTGAGGATGGTGAGCAGCGACACCAGCAGGAACAGCGCGGCCATGAGATCGGCGACCAGGGAGATGCCGACCGGCGCGGCCCAGGCGCCGACCTGGGTCGCGGTCACCCCGTCGGCGTCGACGGTGACGAGGATGGCGATCGCCATGCCAACGCCGGCGACCAGGGTGGCCACGCTCACCACGCGCTGTACCACCCGCGACCGCGAGACCAGCAGGCACAGCGCGGCTCCGATGAGCGGCAACACCACCGACAGCGGCAACAGCGCGGTCACTGGTCGCCCTCCGGCTCGGTGTCGGCGCCAGGTTCGGCATCGATCCCGGTGTCCGGCCAGGACAGCGCCTCGCCGCGGATGTCGCGCCGCTCGCGCGCCGTCGCGGCTTCGGAGCGGGCCAGCTCGGCCTCGACCCGGCGGGCGACGAGGAGGTCCTCGACATCGTCGCGGACCTCGTCGTCCTCGGTGAGCGACCAGCTCCGGTAGGCGAGCGCCAACAGGAACGCGGTGACCCCGAAGCTGATGACGATGGCGGTCAGCGCAAGGGCGTGGGGCAAGGGGTCGACCACCGCGTCCCCGGCGACGTCGGGGCCCATGATGGGCGGGTCCCCCGCCCGACCACCCGCGACCTGCAACAACAGCACCGTGCCGTGACCCATGAGAGCGAGGCCGAGGATGACCCGGGTCAGGGTCCGCTGCAGCAGCAGGTAGGTGCCGCATCCGAACAAGGTGGCGGCGCACACCGCGAGGGCGAGGCTCACCGGGAACCTCCCTGATCGTGGGAGGGATCGAGGGCGTGGGTCTCAGACGTATCGGCCTCCCGACCCAGCGAGTCGACGATGGCCGCGATCAAGCCGACGACCACCAGGTACACCCCGATGTCGAAGGGAAGGGTGCCGGTGAACTTCACGACGCCCAACACCGGCACCTCGCGCTCGAACACCCAGGACTCGAGGAAGCCGAGCCCACCGGCGAGCGCAGCCACGCCCGTGACCGAGCTGATGAGCAGTCCGAGACCGCACAGCGCCTCGTACCCCAGCCCCGGTAGCGCACCTGCGGCCCGGCCGCCGGCGATGAAGCGCAAGAAGATGGCGGCTCCGGCCACCAGACCGCCGCTGAACCCTCCTCCGGGCGCGTTGTGGCCGACGAAGAGGAGGTACACCGACAGCACCAGAACGGTGTGGAAGGCGAGCCTGATCGACTCGTCGAGGATGGGAGAGCGGTCGCCGCCAAAGGGCCTTCCGTCGGTCATGTCGGCTCCTCGAGCCCCGCGCCGGAGCGACCGCGGTCGGGCGGTACCTCGACATCCTCGCGAGGTCGACGAGCGCGGACCAGCGCGACGGTGCCGATCGCCGCGACGGCGATGACGACCAACTCGCCCATGGTGTCGAAGGCGCGGATGTCGGCCAGGATCACGTTGACCGCGTTGCGCCCCTCGCCTTCGCGGTAGGAGAGCTCGGCGGCGACCTCACCCACCGGGACCTCGGTGCGAGCGGCCAGCGAGGTGACCATGATCCCGAAGACCACGGCGGCGACCGCGACCGAGATCGTGACGTGCAGCGCCTTGAGGGCCCGTTCGCGCCGCGACCAGAAGTGCTTGGGCAGCTCCCGCAGCACCAGCAGGAACAGGACCAGCACCACCGTCTCGATGAGCACCTGGGTGAGGGCCAGATCGGGCGCACCCTGCACGACGAAGAGCATGCCGACGCCGTACCCGACGATCCCGAGGGTGACCACCGCGGCGAAGCGGCGACGGGTGATCACCGTGGCCAGCGCACCGGCGATCACGACCGCGGCGACCAGCACCTGGAACGGCGACTCGGCGACGACGACGTCGTCGGGGATGGCGAGATGGCCGACCAGCACCACCGCGGGCAGCACGGTGAACGAGACGATGATCAACGAGATGTAGACCATCTGCGATCCCGGTTGCACGACCCTGGTGATGCGGGCGGCGGCGCGCAGCATCCCCGCGTAGCCCGCGTGGAACACCTGGTCGGCACCGCCACCACGAGCCAGACGGTCCTGCACCGCGGTGATCCCGTCGCGACCCAGGAAGAGCACCAGACCGCCCCCGACCGCGATGGCCGAGAGGACCAGCGGTGTGCCGAGCCCCGGCCAGAGGTGCAGGTGGTACTCGCCGGCGCCCACCGACAGCGCGCGTGCGGCAGGGCGGACGAGACCATCGGCCACACCGGTGAGCAGACCACCCGCAACCGACACCACGGCCAGCAGCGCCGCCGGAGCGACGAACCAACGGCTCGGGCGCGCCACCTCGGCTCCGATGGGGTCTGCCACCTCGGGCTTGGTGCTGAAGGTGCCCCATACGAATCGCAGCGTGTAGGCGGCGGTGAGGACCGACCCGACCACGAGTCCGCCGAGGACCACGCTCGACCAGAGCCCCGGCGCGTCGAGGAACCCGACGAAGCCGGCTTCCTTGGAGACGAACCCCAGAAGCGGTGGGACCCCGGCCATCGACAGCGCGCCGATCGACGCCACGACGAACACACCGGGGAGACGTCGGCCGAGTCCGCTGAGGCGGCGCAGGTCGCGGCTGTGCGCCTGGTGATCGACGATGCCGACGACCATGAACAGCGATGCCTTGAACACGGCGTGGGCGAGCAACATCGCGGTGCCGGCGAACAACAGCTTGGAGGAGCCCCAACCGAACAGGGCGATGAGGAAGCCGAGCTGGCTGATGGTGCCGAAGGCCAACACGAGCTTGAGATCGTGTTGGCGCAGAGCGCGGTAACCGCCCCACACCATGGTGGCGACACCGACGGCCGCGGTGAGCGGTCTCCACAGCCCGACGTCGGCGAAGGCGGGTGAGAAGCGGGCCACCAGGTAGACACCGGCCTTGACCATCGTGGCCGAGTGCAGGTAGGCGCTGACCGGCGTGGGGGCCTCCATCGCACCCGGCAGCCACATGTGGAACGGGACCTGGGCCGACTTGGTGAACGCGCCGGCCAAGATCAGCACCACGGCCCAGGACACGACGGCGCCCTCGGTGGGCGGATCGGCGAGGATCTCGGCGAGCGACCAGGTGCCGGCCTGCTGACCGACCAGCACCAGCCCGGCGAGCAGGGCCAGGCCACCGATGCCGGTGATCATCAGCGCCTGCAAGGCGGCCTTTCGCGAGTTCTCCCTCAGATCCTCGAATCCGATGAGCAGGTAGCTCGTGACCGAGGTGAGCTCCCAGAACACGAACAGCACCAGGATGTTGTCGGCGAGGACGAGGCCGAGCATGGCACCCGAGAAGGCGCAGAGCAGCATGGCGAATCGACCGAGATCGGGGCGCTCGTGGAAGTAGTAGCCCGCATAGGCGAACACCAGGGTTCCGATGCCCGAGACCAGCAGCACCATGAGCGCACCGAAGGCGTCGAGGCGCAGCGCCACCTCGAGCTGCAAGCCGGCCACCCACGTGGTGGTCTCGGCGACCTCGCCGCCGTCGAGCAGGTGACCGAGCTTGGGAGCGAGCCACGCAAGGGTGGCGAGCGGAGCGATGGCGATCCATGCGAAGACGCGCCGACCGAGCACCCGGCCGAGCGCGGGTGCGGCCACAGCGACGAGGGCGTGCAGGAGGATGAGCAGGGTCATGCGAGGGTTCCGGCCACTGGTCGGACTCGGGCACCGGGCGGGGACGCCCGATCCGGGTTGGCGACAGGATACGAGCCGCCAGCGTGCCGCTCGAACCTACGCGGGCGGGCCCACACCGTGCACCTCCGAGATCAACCGGTGGAGTCGAGCTCGTCGGTGAGGTGGAGCCAGCGATCCTCGGCGACCCGACGGGTGTCGTCCAGCTCGGCCAGCGCCTCGCCCAGCAGGGCGAGGCGCTCGTGGTCGCCGCGGACCGCATCGACCTCGGCGGTGAGCTCGTCGTGGCGGGCCTGGATCCGTTCCAGTTCCCGCTCGGCCGACGACAGCTCCTTGCGAACGGCCGAGCGCGAGCGGCCCGACGGTGCGGTGGCCCGAGCCGTCGCTGGTGTGGGCGGTGTGGGCCGATTCGCCTTGGATCTCTTGCCCGCCTTGGCGGCCTTCGGCGATTTGCGAGCCTTGGCCCCACCCGCGTTCTTCGTCGACCGCAGGGCTCTGCGCTCCTCCTCCCAGGCGACGTAGCCACCGGGCCGGCGACCGGCACGTCCTTGGCCGTCGAGGACGACGACGTCGGTGACGGTGCGCTCGAGGAACGCCCGGTCGTGGCTGACCACGACCAGCGCACCCGGCCACTCGTCGAGGAAGTCCTCGAGCACCCGCAGGGTGTCGACGTCGAGGTCGTTGGTCGGTTCGTCGAGGAGCAACACGTTGGGCTTGGCCGCGAGCACGGTCAGCAACTGGAGGCGTCGCCGTTCACCGCCGGAGAGCAGTTCGACGGGGGCCCACTGGGTGTCGGAGTCGAACCAGAACGCCTCGAGCAGACGGGCGTCGGTCCAGTCGGGGTCGCGGTGGGGTCCGGCGACGACCTGGCGGACCCGCGCGGCGGGGTCGAGCTCGCGGGTGAGCTGGTCGTAGTAGCCGAGCGACACGGTGGGGCCGGTCTCGACGGTGCCCTCCGCGGCGTCGATGCGACCAGCGATGATGTCGAGCAGGGTCGACTTGCCGGTGCCGTTGATGCCGACGACACCGAGCCGCTCGCGGCGGTCGAGCGCCAGGTCCACGTCCCGGAACAGCCAGGGGTCGTCCCCGAAGCGGTGGCCGACGCCCGACAGCTCGACCACCTTGTCGCCGAGGCGTGGCGTCCCGAAGTGCAGGTCGAGGTCCCCGGATCGGGCCGGAGCCTGGGCCTTGCCGTCGACGACGGCGGTGGCGGCTTCGATGCGTGCCTTGGGCTTTCGGGTCCGGGCGGGAGCACCGCGCCGCAGCCAGGCCAGCTCGGAGCGGGCCAGGTTCTTGCGCACCGCCTCCGCGGTCGCCGCCCGCTCCTCGCGCTCGGCCTTGGCTTCGAGGTAGCTGGCGTAGCCACCCTCGTGCACGTAGCCGCGGCCGCGATCGAGCT contains these protein-coding regions:
- the mbhE gene encoding hydrogen gas-evolving membrane-bound hydrogenase subunit E, giving the protein MTLLILLHALVAVAAPALGRVLGRRVFAWIAIAPLATLAWLAPKLGHLLDGGEVAETTTWVAGLQLEVALRLDAFGALMVLLVSGIGTLVFAYAGYYFHERPDLGRFAMLLCAFSGAMLGLVLADNILVLFVFWELTSVTSYLLIGFEDLRENSRKAALQALMITGIGGLALLAGLVLVGQQAGTWSLAEILADPPTEGAVVSWAVVLILAGAFTKSAQVPFHMWLPGAMEAPTPVSAYLHSATMVKAGVYLVARFSPAFADVGLWRPLTAAVGVATMVWGGYRALRQHDLKLVLAFGTISQLGFLIALFGWGSSKLLFAGTAMLLAHAVFKASLFMVVGIVDHQAHSRDLRRLSGLGRRLPGVFVVASIGALSMAGVPPLLGFVSKEAGFVGFLDAPGLWSSVVLGGLVVGSVLTAAYTLRFVWGTFSTKPEVADPIGAEVARPSRWFVAPAALLAVVSVAGGLLTGVADGLVRPAARALSVGAGEYHLHLWPGLGTPLVLSAIAVGGGLVLFLGRDGITAVQDRLARGGGADQVFHAGYAGMLRAAARITRVVQPGSQMVYISLIIVSFTVLPAVVLVGHLAIPDDVVVAESPFQVLVAAVVIAGALATVITRRRFAAVVTLGIVGYGVGMLFVVQGAPDLALTQVLIETVVLVLFLLVLRELPKHFWSRRERALKALHVTISVAVAAVVFGIMVTSLAARTEVPVGEVAAELSYREGEGRNAVNVILADIRAFDTMGELVVIAVAAIGTVALVRARRPREDVEVPPDRGRSGAGLEEPT
- a CDS encoding Na+/H+ antiporter subunit E yields the protein MIRHLAIAAWLTAVWAALWGDFSAANLISGAVIATVLLVLFPTTRDPRHGTLRPVAALWYLGYFLGQLVISNLRVIWEVLTPRNHEREAILAIPVVPSCSPTVLTLLVNSIGLTPGTMVVDLTETPRVIYVHLLQVHDVDRARAGLMKMQHLAIRAFASRQAVAELDELALPGGGVR
- the mnhG gene encoding monovalent cation/H(+) antiporter subunit G codes for the protein MTEVLMSVLVLAGALLTLISAIGLHRFADVFARVHAAGKAAPLGGAMVFTATAIELGDPGHGAKLLLALLLLGLTFPSGMHLVVRSAYRTGTERRPDMDVDELADAVERGEAGATDPGRDPGV
- a CDS encoding proton-conducting transporter membrane subunit → MTALLPLSVVLPLIGAALCLLVSRSRVVQRVVSVATLVAGVGMAIAILVTVDADGVTATQVGAWAAPVGISLVADLMAALFLLVSLLTILTVLLFAIGQGVDNRSVFLPCYLVLTAGVAGSFLSGDLFNLFVCFEMMLIASYVLITIGATSTQVRSGMTYVVINLTASTLFVTVVAFVYGATGTLNFADLSQKFPAIPANLQLAIGLALLVMFGVKAAIFPVFGWLPDSYPNAPTAVTAVFAGLLTKVGVYAIIRTQTSLGLTELGDVILVVAGITMVIGVIGAIAQDDIKRILSFHIVSQIGYMIMGLGLFTVAGLAGAVFFVVHQIPGKTVLFLAGGLVEETTGTGTLHRLGGMLRTAPVVAAAFLIPALSLGGVPPFAGFVAKLSLVEAGLAREAWIIVGVALFASILTMVSMTKIWAGVFWGAPDEEPPVPDARGATRFRPPQLMTAATLAMVGLTLAIAVFAGPIYDLAERAAVDLVDPTAYAEAVMGR
- a CDS encoding monovalent cation/H+ antiporter complex subunit F: MFDTSLVVAFAILSLAAVLAAVRVVSASSLADRIVALDLLVAVAMITIVADAARRGTAAFLDVVVVIALLGFLATVSVARFIERRGAR
- a CDS encoding ABC-F family ATP-binding cassette domain-containing protein: MILVDCAQISAFRPGRALFEDLSVTVSSGDRLGIVGLNGTGKSTLLRVLAGISEAESGTVRRGRGTRVAMLDQEAELPAGPALAAVGDSWEAEAVLDRLGMGPFADRLIAELSGGQRKRVALARALVSECDLLILDEPTNHLDIDGIAWLEDRLLGFGGGLVLVTHDRHLLDRVTTRILELDRGRGYVHEGGYASYLEAKAEREERAATAEAVRKNLARSELAWLRRGAPARTRKPKARIEAATAVVDGKAQAPARSGDLDLHFGTPRLGDKVVELSGVGHRFGDDPWLFRDVDLALDRRERLGVVGINGTGKSTLLDIIAGRIDAAEGTVETGPTVSLGYYDQLTRELDPAARVRQVVAGPHRDPDWTDARLLEAFWFDSDTQWAPVELLSGGERRRLQLLTVLAAKPNVLLLDEPTNDLDVDTLRVLEDFLDEWPGALVVVSHDRAFLERTVTDVVVLDGQGRAGRRPGGYVAWEEERRALRSTKNAGGAKARKSPKAAKAGKRSKANRPTPPTPATARATAPSGRSRSAVRKELSSAERELERIQARHDELTAEVDAVRGDHERLALLGEALAELDDTRRVAEDRWLHLTDELDSTG
- a CDS encoding MBOAT family protein → MLFPTVAFAVFFVVVFTANWVLRPHERPWRLFMFGASLYFYAYWDVRFVALIVFSIVANWLFGRATAASLAPDDSKTGPSRALVVMAVAVNLGVLGFFKYYGFFVESLLALGDRFGVDLSPPLLDVILPVGISFFTFQAMSYVIDIGRGQIQTMPLLDFAVYLSFFPQLVAGPIVRASEFAPQLAERPDPRHVRMPEAFRLIFRGLFKKMVISSFLATNIVDPVFANPGQFSALENLFAVYGYAIQIYADFSGYTDIAIGCALLLGFRFPQNFDKPYRALSIQEFWRRWHMTLSRWLRDYLYIPLGGNRGTPAFVHRNLFLTMLLGGLWHGAAWTFVAWGALHGAYLIVERVVKQQWTPRGYPLPVVRAGQWLLTFHLVCFAWVFFRAETFTQATELLGRIASAGGTGPMLTLLVAATILASLAMQFVPDELAVRAERLAAATPLAVYAVALAVGFTVMDALGPEGVAPFIYFQF
- a CDS encoding MnhB domain-containing protein, which encodes MTDGRPFGGDRSPILDESIRLAFHTVLVLSVYLLFVGHNAPGGGFSGGLVAGAAIFLRFIAGGRAAGALPGLGYEALCGLGLLISSVTGVAALAGGLGFLESWVFEREVPVLGVVKFTGTLPFDIGVYLVVVGLIAAIVDSLGREADTSETHALDPSHDQGGSR
- a CDS encoding DUF459 domain-containing protein; this translates as MSTEVNDPPPPSGATTPAGRVLVVGLIALILGALLNADSLVAQAERKPFGWPRDLSLMVWHPLQDLSHALSLNRPRDWIDSMTGRADTRADADFEFPPPTTDAGESATPTTTAPPDQPAPTTSSTTTTEPPPPPEPELRTPTAEDPLRLWVGGDSMSQVFGQSLVGFVGETDLITSELDYRISTGLTRPDYFNWPAHLAAELERLDPEAVVIMFGANDAQGLETDDGQVFGVLTEGWIEEYQRRVAGTMDLLRDPDGERIVYWVGQPIMRSAGFSERMAGLNAIYREEADTRPWVRYVDSYSLFADDAGQYEAFLPGVDGQVQDLRQGDGIHLSRAGGDLLARRVLDLVEADAGLS
- a CDS encoding Na(+)/H(+) antiporter subunit C, whose amino-acid sequence is MSLALAVCAATLFGCGTYLLLQRTLTRVILGLALMGHGTVLLLQVAGGRAGDPPIMGPDVAGDAVVDPLPHALALTAIVISFGVTAFLLALAYRSWSLTEDDEVRDDVEDLLVARRVEAELARSEAATARERRDIRGEALSWPDTGIDAEPGADTEPEGDQ